A single window of Polaribacter sp. SA4-10 DNA harbors:
- a CDS encoding glycosyltransferase family 2 protein, producing MLTVLIPTYNYNSLNLVKELHEQLIKSNISFEIICIDDGSKSKLNKYNQEINFLTCSSFIELKENIGRSAIRNLLSKKAKYKWLLFLDSDVFPTSTNFISNYVKEMEIGNDPIYLGGIAYENDITCSLLRCKMGKKNEEKPVFIRKKKPYKYFFTANFLIKKIIFDTINFNESLLKYGYEDLLFSKELKKNRIDIKHLDNAVYHLGIDENKDFLNKTKAALENLTYLIMCNHILKKDTQISKMFYKLETYKIVSFLAIFHSIFERIADKKSSLFFYNLFRLTYLHKILKNSK from the coding sequence ATGTTAACGGTGTTAATTCCTACATATAATTATAATTCCTTAAATTTAGTAAAAGAACTGCATGAGCAATTGATTAAATCAAATATTTCTTTTGAAATTATTTGTATTGATGACGGCTCAAAATCAAAACTTAATAAATATAATCAAGAAATAAATTTTTTAACTTGTTCCAGTTTTATTGAATTAAAAGAAAACATTGGAAGAAGTGCAATTAGAAATTTACTTTCAAAAAAAGCAAAATATAAGTGGTTGTTGTTTTTAGATAGTGATGTTTTTCCAACGTCAACAAACTTTATTAGTAACTATGTTAAAGAAATGGAGATTGGTAATGATCCTATTTATTTAGGTGGTATTGCTTATGAAAATGATATTACTTGTAGTTTACTTAGATGCAAAATGGGTAAAAAGAATGAAGAAAAACCAGTTTTTATAAGAAAAAAAAAACCCTATAAATATTTTTTTACTGCTAACTTTTTAATTAAAAAAATAATTTTTGACACTATTAATTTTAATGAAAGTTTACTTAAATATGGATATGAAGATCTGCTCTTTTCTAAAGAATTAAAAAAGAATAGAATTGATATAAAACATTTAGATAATGCTGTTTATCATTTGGGAATTGATGAAAATAAAGATTTTTTAAACAAAACAAAAGCGGCATTAGAAAATCTGACTTATTTAATTATGTGTAATCACATTTTAAAAAAAGATACTCAGATTTCTAAAATGTTTTATAAGCTTGAAACTTACAAGATTGTTAGTTTTTTAGCAATTTTTCACAGTATATTTGAGAGAATAGCAGATAAAAAATCTTCATTATTTTTTTACAACCTTTTTAGACTTACTTATTTACATAAAATCCTTAAAAATAGTAAGTAG
- a CDS encoding amidohydrolase translates to MKNVLLVVLFSTFFISCKKEKADLIVINSNTYTVNDNFENTEAFAIKDGKFIAVGTSKEIQANYKSKNTIDAKEQTIVPGLIDAHCHFYRMGLQQQKVSLEGTKSYDEVLDKIIAFQKEKNLTFISGRGWDQNDWEVKEFPTKEKLDKLFPTIPVAVGRVDGHALLVNQAAIDVSGITKDTKVSGGEIIIKNGKMTGILIDSAMDFIKFPETSNQDAIKGLLAAQKISFSYGLTTVDDAGLDRNTIELIDDLQKSNDLKMRIYAMVSADDQAQINYYINKGITKTDRLNVRSFKVYGDGALGSRGAAMREPYSDRENHFGALIYAPERYEEIAKQIAASEFQMNTHAIGDSANTWMLKTYQNVLKDKTNRRWRIEHAQIISSKDFQNFDNILPSVQPTHATSDMYWAEDRIGKDRMKGAYAFKELLNKYGKIALGTDFPVEQVNPFLTFYAATIRKDINNYPENGFQMENALSREETLKGMTIWAAFSNFEEEEKGSIEVGKFADFIILNQDIMQVNGNEIPKTKVISTYVNGEKVY, encoded by the coding sequence ATGAAAAACGTACTATTAGTTGTTTTATTTTCAACTTTCTTTATTTCTTGTAAAAAAGAAAAAGCAGACTTAATTGTTATCAATTCCAACACCTATACTGTTAATGATAACTTTGAGAATACAGAAGCGTTTGCAATCAAAGACGGAAAATTTATTGCAGTTGGCACTTCTAAAGAAATACAAGCTAATTATAAATCAAAAAACACAATTGATGCAAAAGAACAAACAATTGTTCCTGGTTTAATTGATGCACATTGTCATTTTTATAGAATGGGATTACAGCAACAAAAAGTATCGTTAGAAGGCACAAAAAGTTATGATGAAGTGCTAGATAAAATTATCGCTTTTCAAAAAGAAAAAAACCTTACTTTTATTTCAGGACGTGGCTGGGATCAAAACGATTGGGAAGTAAAAGAGTTCCCAACAAAAGAGAAATTAGACAAATTATTCCCTACAATTCCTGTTGCTGTTGGCAGAGTTGATGGTCATGCTCTATTGGTAAATCAAGCAGCCATTGATGTATCAGGAATTACAAAAGACACCAAAGTTTCTGGAGGAGAAATAATCATCAAAAACGGAAAAATGACAGGTATTTTAATTGATTCAGCCATGGATTTTATTAAATTTCCTGAAACTTCAAATCAAGACGCAATTAAAGGTTTATTAGCTGCACAGAAAATTTCGTTTTCTTATGGCTTAACAACAGTTGATGATGCTGGTTTAGATAGAAACACAATAGAATTAATTGATGATTTACAGAAATCAAACGATTTAAAAATGCGTATTTACGCAATGGTTTCTGCTGATGATCAAGCGCAAATTAATTACTATATAAACAAAGGAATTACAAAAACGGACCGATTAAATGTGCGTTCTTTTAAAGTGTATGGTGATGGGGCTTTAGGATCAAGAGGAGCTGCAATGCGTGAACCTTACTCAGATAGAGAGAATCATTTTGGAGCTTTAATTTATGCTCCAGAAAGATATGAAGAAATTGCCAAACAGATTGCTGCATCAGAATTTCAAATGAACACTCATGCTATTGGAGATTCTGCTAATACTTGGATGTTAAAAACCTATCAAAATGTTTTAAAAGACAAAACAAATAGACGTTGGCGTATTGAACATGCTCAAATTATATCCTCTAAAGATTTTCAAAATTTTGATAATATTTTACCTTCTGTTCAACCAACTCATGCAACTTCAGATATGTATTGGGCAGAAGATCGAATTGGAAAAGACAGAATGAAAGGAGCTTATGCTTTTAAAGAGTTATTAAATAAATATGGAAAAATTGCTTTAGGAACAGATTTTCCTGTAGAACAAGTAAATCCATTTTTAACATTTTATGCTGCTACCATCAGAAAAGACATCAATAATTATCCAGAAAACGGATTTCAAATGGAAAATGCTTTAAGTAGAGAAGAAACCTTAAAAGGAATGACAATCTGGGCTGCATTTTCTAATTTTGAAGAAGAAGAAAAAGGGAGTATTGAAGTTGGTAAATTTGCAGATTTTATAATTCTAAATCAAGATATTATGCAAGTTAATGGAAATGAGATTCCAAAAACAAAAGTAATTTCTACTTATGTAAATGGAGAAAAGGTTTATTAA
- a CDS encoding glycosyltransferase: MKIIVSVTNDLSTDQRVDKVCSTLQKEGYKIVLIGRKLKNSTPLNRSYSTKRIKLIFNKGFLFYAEFNFRLFFVLLFSKKDTLLSNDLDTLLPNYLVSILQRKNIVYDSHELFPEIPELVHKPFIKKCWSTLEAWILPKLKNTYTVCNSIAEFYDKKYNSKFKTILNLPNKKELEFGVFPFKTAGKKIIIYQGAVNIGRGLELIIDTMKLLDNCILVVIGNGDIYETLVKKVGNKNLNNKIHFLGKISPKELNKLTPLANLGLSIEEDLGLNYRFALPNKIFDYIQAEVPILVSNLPEMKRISINYKVGEIIKNRKPTELAQQIEKLLEKDFSNELKKAKKELIWENQEEKLLTIFKDFM, from the coding sequence ATGAAAATTATAGTTTCTGTAACTAATGATTTATCTACAGACCAACGTGTAGATAAAGTTTGTTCTACATTACAAAAAGAAGGTTATAAAATTGTTCTTATTGGTAGAAAACTTAAAAATAGTACTCCCTTAAATAGAAGTTATAGCACAAAAAGAATTAAATTAATATTTAATAAAGGTTTTTTATTTTATGCTGAATTTAATTTTCGCTTATTTTTTGTTTTACTTTTTTCTAAAAAGGATACACTACTTTCTAATGATTTAGATACTTTGCTTCCAAACTACCTCGTTAGTATTCTTCAAAGAAAAAACATAGTATATGATAGTCATGAGTTGTTTCCAGAAATTCCAGAGTTAGTTCATAAGCCTTTTATAAAAAAATGTTGGTCTACTTTAGAAGCTTGGATACTTCCAAAACTTAAAAACACGTATACTGTTTGTAATAGTATTGCAGAGTTTTATGATAAAAAATATAATTCTAAATTTAAAACTATTCTTAATTTACCCAATAAAAAGGAATTAGAATTCGGTGTTTTTCCATTTAAAACAGCAGGAAAAAAGATTATTATATATCAAGGTGCAGTTAATATAGGTAGGGGTTTAGAGTTAATCATTGACACCATGAAGCTTCTTGATAACTGTATTTTAGTAGTTATTGGTAATGGTGATATTTATGAAACTTTAGTTAAAAAGGTAGGTAACAAAAACTTAAATAATAAAATTCATTTTTTAGGAAAAATTTCTCCAAAAGAATTAAACAAACTAACTCCCTTAGCTAATTTAGGATTAAGTATTGAAGAAGATTTAGGTCTAAACTATAGATTTGCACTACCTAACAAAATATTTGATTACATTCAGGCAGAAGTACCTATTTTGGTTTCTAATTTACCAGAAATGAAACGAATTTCAATAAATTATAAAGTTGGTGAAATTATTAAAAACAGGAAACCAACAGAACTTGCTCAACAAATTGAAAAGTTGTTAGAAAAAGATTTTTCTAATGAATTAAAAAAAGCAAAAAAAGAATTGATTTGGGAGAATCAAGAAGAAAAACTACTTACTATTTTTAAGGATTTTATGTAA
- a CDS encoding M20/M25/M40 family metallo-hydrolase, giving the protein MKKIILLLSIFISIISCNKKQINLIDATQFSSEEKIDSTNIKQFFNSVLTEGKSYEWLRDLTSNIGGRLSGSPEAAKAVIWGEKLMKEVGLDSVWLQPVMVPHWVRGEKETARYTTNGIEKNVPICALGFSVATPKEGLLAEVLEVKSLEEAKSLGNKMKGKIVFFNRSFDNTLINTFKAYGGCVDQRVQGAAVCGEFGAKGVIVRSMTNRVDDYPHTGTMFYGDLPKEKHIPTAAISSRAANILSADLKKNPTLKFYFKQSCKTLPDAPSFNVVGEIKGTETPENIMVVGGHLDSWDLAEGAHDDGTGIVQSLEVAYLFKKNNIKPKNTLRVIFFMNEENGTRGAKKYAELAKLNKENHIGGLESDAGGHTPRGFSIDANAVNTTLLQSWKKLLSPYGLHDIDKGGSGADISPLKGENVTLVGYRPDSQRYFDYHHTSTDTFDKVNKRELELGSASMTSIIYLMDKYLYSNSPIKP; this is encoded by the coding sequence ATGAAAAAAATAATACTCTTACTTTCAATTTTCATATCAATTATTTCTTGTAATAAAAAACAAATAAATCTAATTGATGCTACTCAATTCTCATCAGAAGAAAAAATTGACTCAACAAATATTAAACAATTCTTTAATAGTGTTTTAACTGAAGGAAAATCTTACGAATGGTTAAGGGATTTAACTTCAAATATTGGCGGACGTTTATCTGGTTCTCCAGAAGCAGCAAAAGCTGTTATTTGGGGAGAAAAATTAATGAAAGAAGTGGGTTTAGATTCTGTTTGGTTACAACCAGTTATGGTGCCACATTGGGTTCGTGGAGAAAAAGAAACAGCTAGATATACCACAAATGGAATAGAAAAAAATGTACCAATTTGTGCATTAGGCTTTTCTGTTGCAACTCCAAAAGAAGGCCTCTTAGCTGAAGTTTTAGAAGTAAAAAGTTTAGAAGAAGCAAAGTCTCTAGGAAACAAAATGAAAGGAAAAATTGTATTTTTTAATCGCTCATTTGACAATACATTAATAAATACCTTTAAAGCTTACGGTGGTTGTGTAGACCAAAGAGTACAAGGAGCTGCAGTTTGTGGAGAATTTGGCGCAAAAGGAGTTATTGTGCGTTCAATGACAAATAGAGTTGATGACTATCCTCATACAGGAACCATGTTTTATGGAGATTTACCAAAAGAAAAACACATTCCAACTGCTGCAATTAGTTCTAGAGCTGCAAATATTTTAAGTGCCGACTTAAAGAAAAACCCAACGCTAAAATTTTACTTCAAGCAAAGTTGTAAAACCTTACCAGACGCTCCTTCATTTAATGTTGTTGGAGAAATAAAAGGTACTGAAACTCCAGAAAATATTATGGTTGTTGGCGGACATTTAGATTCTTGGGATTTGGCTGAAGGTGCTCATGATGATGGAACTGGAATTGTACAATCTTTAGAAGTTGCTTATTTATTTAAAAAGAATAACATCAAACCAAAAAACACATTGCGAGTTATCTTTTTTATGAATGAGGAAAACGGAACAAGAGGTGCAAAAAAATATGCAGAATTAGCAAAATTAAATAAAGAAAACCATATTGGAGGTTTAGAATCTGATGCTGGAGGCCATACTCCAAGAGGTTTTTCTATTGATGCAAACGCAGTAAATACAACTCTTTTACAAAGCTGGAAAAAACTATTATCTCCTTATGGCTTACATGATATTGATAAAGGTGGAAGTGGCGCAGATATTAGCCCGTTAAAAGGAGAAAACGTAACCCTTGTTGGTTACAGACCAGATTCTCAACGTTATTTTGATTATCATCACACAAGTACAGATACGTTTGATAAAGTAAATAAACGTGAACTAGAGTTAGGAAGTGCATCTATGACAAGTATTATTTATTTGATGGATAAATATTTATATAGTAATTCTCCTATAAAACCTTAA
- a CDS encoding tetratricopeptide repeat protein has protein sequence MKFGFFLKHFLSIFISLTTASSFCQQTIIDAGTLTGYNNALKLYNNKAYFAAQKTFIAVKDKSLDGSHLRSDAAYYDAMCAIKLKQTGADKKVVAFVEENPNSNKKNKAYFNVANYYFANKKAAYALKWFQKVAIDLLSEESKKELNFKMGYGFLVTKNLTLAKTKFLPLINDAKYGNDARYYYGYIAYRLEDYGIAESTLKEIADNESYKAEISYYLLDISFKSGKFNRCLKVGIELLKTSRKKEVSEISKIIGESYFNLKKYAEATPYLNAYKGEKGKWNNTDYYQLGYAYYMQNDFENAVRNFNKIIDENNNVAQTAYYHLGECYLNLEQKAEALNAFKSASEMNFNKEIKEDAALNYAKLSYEEGNPFKSVADVLQDYLKTYPKSKAYEEINELVVSSFIHQQDYEGALTFLRKRKSKENIALALEVSLYRGIQLFNERKLTEALSFFTDSKRSENSEINKKAHYWEAETTYRLQNYKEALTKFITLKKFQENDSEKVFSLIDYTIGYTHFKLKEYNKATLAFNDFLNKSDIENAIKNDALIRLGDSYFATRNYRKAIEPYKKVVNELGAESDYAQYQIGISYGFLENNDLKIEALKSVVNDYPISLLKDDALYQLANTYTAIKDHKNAHLAYDRLLEKHPKSIFLPKALVRQGLLYYNDNQNEKALEKYKQTTSQFPNSTDAFEAVANARKIYIDKGDLDEYVSWMSTLKFINVTNSDLDNTTFAVAEKKYFESKDTDVIVSRLFNYTRSFPDGIHKLKANFYLAETLFKVKEFKRAIDHYKVVLEKEQNDFSEESLSKLSQIYLQKNEFDNALPLLDRLEQEAYSKENVLFAQSNLMKGYYETEAYDFAIAYAKKIVQKDKLESSLEYDAKTTIARASFKTDDLITAEEFYIEIERNATGELKAESLYFNAFFKNQQKEYLKSNKIVQKLIANYSAYKYWAVKSYVIMGKNYYGLKDVYQATFVLENVIKNFNQFEDIIKDAQTELDEIKENEAKTNNSVIPKKAEVIQKETKN, from the coding sequence ATGAAGTTTGGTTTTTTTTTAAAACATTTTTTATCAATTTTTATTTCCTTAACAACAGCATCTAGTTTTTGTCAACAAACTATTATAGATGCTGGCACTTTAACAGGGTATAATAATGCTTTAAAGCTATACAATAATAAAGCGTACTTCGCAGCACAAAAAACATTTATAGCAGTTAAAGATAAATCTTTAGATGGTTCTCATTTAAGATCTGACGCAGCATATTATGATGCAATGTGTGCTATTAAATTAAAACAAACAGGCGCAGACAAAAAAGTAGTAGCTTTTGTTGAAGAAAACCCAAACAGTAATAAAAAAAACAAAGCATATTTTAATGTTGCTAACTATTATTTTGCAAACAAAAAAGCGGCTTATGCATTAAAATGGTTTCAAAAAGTAGCTATAGATCTTCTTTCTGAAGAAAGTAAAAAAGAACTCAATTTTAAAATGGGATATGGTTTTTTAGTAACTAAAAACTTGACTTTAGCAAAAACTAAGTTTTTACCTTTAATAAACGATGCAAAATATGGTAATGATGCTAGGTATTACTATGGTTACATTGCTTATAGATTAGAGGATTATGGAATTGCAGAATCTACTTTAAAGGAAATTGCAGATAATGAATCTTATAAAGCAGAAATTTCATATTATTTATTAGACATTAGTTTTAAATCTGGTAAATTTAATCGTTGTTTAAAAGTTGGTATAGAATTACTTAAAACAAGTAGAAAAAAAGAGGTCTCTGAAATTTCTAAAATTATTGGTGAGAGTTATTTTAACTTAAAAAAATACGCAGAAGCAACGCCGTACTTAAATGCCTATAAAGGTGAAAAAGGAAAGTGGAATAATACAGATTATTATCAATTAGGGTATGCATATTATATGCAAAATGATTTTGAAAATGCAGTAAGAAATTTCAATAAAATTATTGATGAAAATAATAATGTTGCTCAAACTGCGTACTATCATCTCGGTGAATGTTACCTTAATTTAGAACAAAAAGCGGAAGCATTAAATGCTTTTAAGTCTGCTAGCGAAATGAATTTTAATAAAGAAATTAAAGAAGATGCTGCTTTAAATTACGCTAAATTAAGTTATGAAGAAGGAAACCCTTTTAAAAGTGTTGCTGATGTTTTACAAGATTATTTAAAAACCTACCCTAAGTCTAAAGCTTATGAAGAAATTAATGAATTGGTTGTTTCCTCCTTTATTCACCAACAAGATTATGAAGGTGCGTTAACTTTTTTGAGGAAAAGAAAGTCTAAAGAAAACATCGCTTTGGCTTTAGAAGTTTCTTTATATAGAGGAATTCAATTATTTAATGAGAGAAAATTAACAGAAGCGCTTTCTTTTTTTACAGACAGTAAGAGGTCTGAAAATTCAGAAATAAATAAAAAAGCACACTATTGGGAAGCTGAAACGACTTACAGATTACAAAACTATAAAGAGGCATTAACGAAGTTTATCACCTTAAAAAAGTTTCAAGAAAACGATTCTGAAAAGGTATTCTCTTTAATTGATTATACTATTGGGTACACTCATTTTAAACTTAAAGAATACAATAAAGCTACTTTAGCTTTTAATGATTTTCTAAATAAAAGCGATATCGAAAATGCTATTAAAAATGATGCTCTAATTCGTTTAGGTGATAGCTATTTTGCAACAAGAAATTATAGAAAAGCCATAGAGCCTTACAAAAAAGTAGTTAATGAACTTGGAGCTGAATCTGATTATGCACAATATCAAATAGGAATTAGCTATGGATTTTTAGAGAACAATGATTTAAAAATTGAAGCATTAAAATCTGTTGTAAACGATTATCCAATTTCTTTATTAAAAGATGATGCATTGTATCAATTAGCAAATACATACACAGCTATTAAAGATCATAAAAATGCACACCTTGCTTATGATAGGTTATTAGAAAAACACCCAAAAAGCATCTTTCTACCTAAAGCTTTAGTACGCCAAGGTTTATTGTATTATAATGATAATCAAAATGAAAAAGCGTTAGAAAAATACAAACAAACTACAAGTCAATTTCCAAATTCTACAGATGCTTTTGAAGCAGTTGCAAATGCAAGAAAAATTTATATTGACAAAGGTGATTTAGATGAGTATGTTAGTTGGATGAGCACATTAAAATTTATTAATGTTACCAATTCCGACTTAGACAACACCACTTTTGCTGTTGCAGAAAAAAAATATTTTGAATCTAAAGATACTGATGTTATTGTTAGTCGCTTATTTAATTATACAAGAAGTTTTCCTGATGGAATTCATAAACTGAAAGCCAATTTTTATTTAGCTGAAACCTTATTTAAAGTAAAAGAATTCAAGAGAGCAATTGATCATTATAAAGTTGTTTTAGAAAAAGAACAAAATGATTTTAGCGAAGAATCTCTTAGTAAATTATCTCAAATTTATTTACAAAAAAACGAGTTTGATAATGCACTTCCTTTATTAGACAGACTAGAGCAAGAAGCTTATTCTAAAGAAAATGTGCTCTTTGCTCAAAGTAATTTAATGAAAGGATATTATGAAACTGAAGCTTATGATTTTGCTATCGCATATGCTAAAAAAATAGTGCAAAAAGACAAATTAGAAAGTAGTTTAGAATATGATGCAAAAACTACTATTGCACGTGCTTCTTTTAAAACTGATGATTTAATTACTGCTGAAGAATTTTATATTGAAATAGAAAGAAATGCAACTGGAGAATTAAAGGCAGAGTCTTTATACTTTAACGCATTCTTTAAAAATCAGCAAAAAGAATATTTAAAATCTAATAAAATAGTTCAGAAATTAATAGCTAATTACTCTGCTTACAAATATTGGGCAGTGAAAAGTTATGTAATAATGGGTAAAAATTATTACGGTTTAAAAGATGTTTATCAAGCTACTTTTGTATTGGAAAACGTTATCAAAAATTTTAATCAATTTGAAGATATAATTAAAGATGCACAAACAGAACTTGATGAAATCAAAGAAAACGAAGCCAAAACAAATAATTCTGTAATACCTAAAAAAGCAGAAGTAATCCAAAAAGAAACTAAAAATTAA
- a CDS encoding TonB-dependent receptor, whose translation MKKGFTIFLILLAYLSTNAQKKNVEKAKDTVKTEVVIVVTKYNPEIADAKKIKKNPTIKLLKKSEKKKLEYTIYAAPVASTFIPKSGSVKGIDVGIKERIYNNYIAAGFGNYTTPFFETYLQHSTRFENEFGFSAKYFSSLDNIKNTTLNSNYSNFNASVFYKQEDRYFDWKVSLNSERNKYNWYGLPETAFNKTTINAINEEQTYNYFELNGEFNFIDSYIDSSKLSISYYTDAYKSTEILANFDTRLDFPLSFIKNNLNNIAIKTGVEFLKGEFKNSYKDENPVKYSIITAKVHPEYKLAYKDFTLKAGAKIFVSLDSENDATNFFVFPNIIAQQPIVKKYLNIYGGFSGDLHTNTYKSFTEENPYVSPTLFITQTDEKSNFFIGFNGKITNDISYNLKVSAKSEEDKPLFLRNNSKSDGTTSNANSIPLKGYEYGNSFSVYYDDVKTNSLFAELEYEFTKSITFGTNFNYNDYTTTNALEKWNLPALEASFFGKYKKEKWYATTNIFYVSERKDGVYNAQFPSSFKGIETINSYIDVNLNGGYNFNDKLAAFLKLNNILNNDYQRFANFTVQGFQVLGGITYKFDF comes from the coding sequence ATGAAAAAAGGCTTCACCATATTTTTAATTCTATTAGCATATTTATCTACAAATGCTCAAAAAAAGAATGTAGAAAAAGCTAAAGACACTGTAAAAACCGAGGTTGTAATTGTTGTTACAAAATACAATCCTGAAATTGCAGATGCAAAAAAAATTAAAAAAAATCCTACAATAAAACTTCTTAAAAAAAGTGAAAAGAAAAAACTAGAATATACAATTTACGCCGCTCCCGTGGCTTCTACTTTTATACCAAAAAGTGGTTCAGTAAAAGGAATTGACGTTGGTATAAAAGAGCGTATATATAACAATTATATTGCTGCTGGCTTTGGGAATTATACAACACCTTTCTTTGAAACCTACTTACAACATAGTACACGTTTTGAAAATGAATTTGGATTTTCTGCGAAATACTTTTCTTCTTTAGATAATATAAAAAATACTACTTTAAATAGTAACTATTCAAACTTTAATGCAAGTGTTTTTTACAAACAAGAAGACCGTTATTTTGATTGGAAGGTAAGTTTAAATTCAGAAAGAAATAAATACAACTGGTATGGGTTACCAGAAACTGCTTTTAATAAAACAACCATAAACGCTATCAATGAAGAGCAAACTTATAATTATTTTGAATTAAATGGCGAGTTCAATTTTATAGATTCCTATATCGATTCTAGTAAATTATCTATTTCATATTATACTGATGCTTATAAAAGCACAGAAATACTTGCCAATTTTGATACAAGACTAGACTTCCCTTTAAGTTTTATAAAAAACAATTTAAATAATATTGCCATTAAAACGGGGGTAGAATTTTTAAAAGGAGAATTTAAGAATAGTTATAAGGATGAAAACCCTGTAAAATATTCAATTATTACAGCCAAAGTACATCCAGAATATAAATTAGCTTATAAAGATTTCACGCTAAAAGCAGGGGCTAAAATCTTTGTTTCGCTAGACTCAGAAAATGATGCAACAAACTTTTTTGTATTCCCAAATATAATTGCACAGCAGCCTATTGTGAAAAAATACTTAAATATTTATGGCGGATTTTCTGGAGATTTACACACAAATACTTATAAGAGTTTTACTGAAGAAAACCCCTATGTTTCACCAACCTTATTTATTACTCAAACAGATGAAAAATCGAATTTCTTCATCGGTTTTAATGGTAAAATAACAAACGACATTAGTTATAATTTAAAAGTAAGTGCTAAAAGCGAAGAAGACAAACCGTTATTTCTGCGAAATAATTCAAAATCTGACGGAACAACATCCAATGCAAATAGTATTCCTTTAAAAGGGTATGAATATGGAAATTCATTTAGTGTTTATTATGATGATGTAAAAACCAATTCCTTATTTGCAGAATTAGAATATGAATTCACAAAAAGCATCACTTTTGGAACTAATTTTAATTATAATGATTACACCACAACAAATGCTTTAGAAAAATGGAATTTACCAGCATTAGAAGCTTCTTTTTTCGGAAAATATAAAAAGGAGAAATGGTATGCAACAACCAATATTTTTTATGTTAGTGAAAGAAAAGATGGCGTATATAATGCCCAATTTCCTTCAAGTTTCAAAGGTATAGAAACGATTAACTCTTATATTGATGTAAACCTAAATGGAGGCTATAATTTTAACGACAAATTAGCTGCTTTCTTAAAATTGAATAACATTTTAAATAATGATTACCAACGTTTTGCTAATTTTACAGTTCAAGGTTTTCAAGTTTTAGGAGGAATTACTTATAAGTTTGATTTTTGA
- a CDS encoding cell division ATP-binding protein FtsE → MSESVLKLENADIYQRDNLVLSKVNLDIQKGDFYYLIGKTGSGKSSLMKTLYGDLSLQRGTGAIVGFDLKKLKEKEIPFLRRKIGIVFQDFKLLSDNTVFGNLEFVLKATGWKDKEKIKEKINEVLDKVGMKSQYYKKTFELSGGEQQRVAIARALLNDPELILADEPTGNLDPKTSLEVIELLNDIHKSGKTILMATHDYQLIVKFKQRTIKCEGGKLFEVEQKATV, encoded by the coding sequence ATGAGTGAATCAGTCTTAAAATTAGAGAATGCAGATATTTACCAAAGAGATAACTTGGTCTTGTCTAAAGTGAATTTAGATATACAGAAAGGAGATTTTTATTATTTAATTGGTAAAACGGGTAGCGGAAAAAGTAGCTTAATGAAAACTTTGTATGGAGATTTAAGTTTACAAAGAGGAACAGGAGCTATTGTAGGTTTTGATTTAAAGAAATTAAAAGAGAAGGAAATTCCGTTTTTAAGAAGAAAAATAGGAATTGTATTTCAAGATTTTAAATTATTAAGTGATAATACTGTTTTTGGAAATTTAGAGTTTGTTTTAAAAGCTACAGGTTGGAAAGATAAAGAGAAGATAAAGGAAAAAATTAATGAGGTTTTAGATAAAGTTGGAATGAAATCTCAATATTACAAAAAAACATTTGAACTTTCTGGTGGAGAACAACAAAGAGTTGCCATTGCTAGAGCTTTATTAAATGATCCAGAATTAATCTTAGCAGATGAGCCAACTGGTAATTTAGACCCAAAAACTTCCTTAGAAGTTATTGAGTTATTAAATGATATTCATAAAAGCGGAAAGACTATTTTAATGGCAACTCATGATTATCAGTTAATTGTTAAGTTTAAACAAAGAACCATTAAATGTGAAGGTGGTAAGTTATTTGAAGTAGAACAAAAAGCTACTGTATAA
- a CDS encoding MauE/DoxX family redox-associated membrane protein, with amino-acid sequence MDILILILRIIFGVFFTYAGFMHFKKPKFFNGFIPHFLPKLATNYVFGFIEFVLGISIFFNQTAKNAAVGIFILMTLFLPIHILDVTKKQPVIGSKKLAIIRIPLQFLLMYLSYLIYISI; translated from the coding sequence GTGGATATTTTAATCCTAATTCTTAGAATTATTTTTGGCGTATTTTTTACTTATGCAGGATTTATGCATTTTAAAAAACCAAAATTTTTCAATGGATTTATTCCACATTTCTTACCAAAATTAGCTACAAACTATGTCTTCGGTTTTATTGAGTTCGTCTTAGGAATTAGTATCTTTTTTAATCAAACAGCAAAAAATGCAGCAGTAGGCATTTTTATTTTAATGACTCTATTTTTACCAATTCACATTTTAGATGTCACAAAAAAGCAACCAGTAATTGGTTCTAAAAAACTAGCTATTATCAGAATTCCACTTCAATTTTTATTGATGTATTTATCATATTTAATCTATATAAGCATATGA